CTCAACTGCTTTACTTCTTCCCCATCTGCAAACACTGATAAACAAACGGGACACTCATTCCCGATTTCTTTAGAATGAGTCTCTTTTTGGTACTTGACACCTGAAACAGGCTCCCTCCTCCTCTCGGTTATTTCAACAACAGTACTACTCCCATGGTTGTAACCGGGAAGGTCTTCGGGGCTGTCGTGATGACGTTCCCCGGAAGACCAAGGAGGGCACTTGACGGCGAAAAAGAAAGAGTAGATTAAAGCGGGGATAGTTATGACAGCCATAAGAGCGAGAATGAATTCAAGAGGGGATAAATCAACGCTTCTCGGTGAATCAGGGAAAGGTGGGGGTTGATTGATTGTCACTATAGTAACAGTGGATGCGTTTTGATCTGTAAGAGGGTATATTTGGGGTGATGAAGAGAAAGGTAATGGGGGAGGTGAGCCGATAATAGTGCTGTTGGTCATGTTGTCAGGCTGGAAATCCGGTGGCGACGACACAAAGAACGGCGGCGGCGGCGGTGGTTGTGACATGATAACGGTTGGTGAGTTCTCCATGATAAAGGAGAAAACAATGgtaaaacttgaattattttttattgagcAGGTAAAGGAAGAAATGGTGCTAGGGGCGGTGGTGGGGGAATGGAGATGTAGTTTTCGGGTATTCTgaaaaagcaagaattgaaAGGGAAATGTGGGgacaaatttcatataaaattatgaaagcAACGCATGTTATTGGtttatggattttgtttttaagCATAAAGGTAATTAAAATCTTGACTGCAAAAGTCAAGAAAGGAGGCCCAAATGAATGCAACTCGACCTACTTATGTTCTTGACCCGTTGCCCACATTATTCAGGCCCAAATTTATATTAGGCAAGAATCCAAGTCATAAGAGAATGAGTGGAATTTCATTGATTAACCTGCCTTTCTCTCTTTGGGTCacttccaagcaaattaacaatGATATTGTTGAAGAAACCCACctgttttctttgaaaattgaaattaggtTCTACTAAGATAACTCAACTccattatcaaataataataacaataattcaGTTATCATATGTTTAGAAAAGTAGGCAGTTGCTTGGTGTGAATCCAAAGAAGAATTGTAATTGATGAGATAACACTTCCATCATCATTGCAAATGGAATCGTGGACTATAGAATTTATAGCCTATGCTCCATATCATTATTTCTCATTCTAACAAGTCAGAAAAATCATCAAGTTTTCTTTCTATAAATTCATTTGATGGATTTATTCTTCCAGCAGAATTAATGTAACTGAAAGATGATCTGGTGCTGATGCTTTCTTACGTACTCAACTAAATGagtttttattacttaaatgcCAACCAAAACAGTTGTTTGGCTTGCTGTCACGAGCTGTGGAATGTGAATCAACTTGTTCAGTATTAAgcaataaaaagaatttaaataaattattgttattaggTATActagttattttaatttcacaagtAAATTATTTCAACGAGGAGGAGATAGAGAAGAAAAGGTGATTGTTATTAAGAAGTTAAATCACCTATGACAAGTGGAGAGCCGAAAGAATAAGttgaaaggagaaaaaaaagagactTAAGAGATTTTAAATAATCTGTAGCGGGTGATATAAAAAATGTGAATGAGAATCACCTAGTAAAAATAAGACAGAAGACCATCCGTGAATGCATTCTAAGTTGCCTCTAATGTTACCATCTGTGTAAGCTAATGTAGgggtacaaaaatatttaaagaaagattATTATATAATGCATTATTGTGAATAgactctcttttcttttaaccGTTTTTTAACATCAAAAGTAAAGTTAAgaactttttgtcttttttattaattaaaagatatgtGACGGATGTATAACTATTTGcccttaaaagaaataaaaggttatccaaattaataatatataatatgcaATATGCTAAAAAGAAACCCGAGATGAAAAGAACACATAGAAGACGTATTATGGtcaaaatccaaaaagaaacCTACTGCTCCACTATCCCAAAATTCTAATCCCTTGCTATCCAATGATAACATAGCAGATATCAAACTGCTCAAATAACTTGTTTGCTatggacataattaaaaaatatataataaaaaaagagtttaaTTTACATGTGCTGTGATTTCCACCAAACTCATTAGACATGGGCTGTGACGTTGCTATTCATATGTTCAAAAAACACTAAACAAAACACTTTAGGGTTAGTGAGAGGAGTAGGATCCCCAATTGCTGCCAATCTCCTTCAACATCTCTCTATAACTTGTTTCAATCATTGTGTTTTGAATAGTAACAATggttattttttgtttcttttaggtttttaatATTATCTCACATACAAAATTTACTTTTGCATCTTACCAAtatcatttctttatttataattatatttttaataaggtAAAGTAATAATGttagttttaagaaatttatgtattaaaatttaaaatatttagatatCCCTAAATGTTGGGATCATTATTGGTTCGTGAGAATAACCCCCACATTTTGTTgcccatttccatttttgttgCCCCCAACTTCCACATCTTTGTATGTGAGATAATGGGATGTGTAGTTGGTGGTTTTTTATGGGAACTATCACTATAAATACCAACTAGCATAAGGTCCTTAAGcaccgaaaataaaaaaaaaacaaaaaatacttCATCTAGTGAGGTTTTCAAGTGCTTAGAAGACTTTGacgattttcaatttttcgtaCGGCTAAATTCGATGACCTCATCTGTGGTTTGACGTGTTTGTCAGTGGTGCCGCAACATTTGATTTTGGCATTTGGTTCAGGCGATAACTGGAGACATTTATGTTCGATCTTTTTTGCTGCActatattgtaaattattatttatgctAACATTTGGTATCCGAGCCAGGTGTATCTCTATCTTGTCCggttttaaaagtttataattttctcaaaatgttGATGTCATgtttctttgaattattatttttaaacattttttgaGAGTCTTTATTGCTAACTTTTCTGCAAAATcgttagattttattaaaatgaaatttctaagatttttatcaataatttagtttaaaaaattagaaatttgttGTTTGAATATTTATGCTTGGAGGAAAtggttgtatgtgaattatTTGGTTATTAGTTACATACATTTTTATGTGCATTAAATTTTTAGACTTATGGCATAAGGTATTTTGCAATAAAACTTTAGAATATATGTCTAGGgatctaaataattttatttatttagagaATTATCCAtaataactttaattaaatgaaattatttattatatatagtaAAGATCTCATAAGGTTTATAGACATTAGATGTTGAATAATAACTTAACAATGATCTTGAATAAAGTTTAAGGATTAATATCTAACTaagtgattttcaaaattttatttagttaaagaCTAGCTACAACatatttagttaaataaaattattaaagttaaaaatcacATACAGAAAGCATAGATATTAAATTCTATTgcataatttattaagataaaattattaaatgaattttcatAATTACCCATAgaggtgagcattcgatcgaatcgaatcgaaaattttcgagttaatcgagttttcgaatctcattttatcatcctaactttatttgaagttttctcgaatcgagtcgagtgagatggaattgaatcgaatcgaatcgaatatatttgttcgagttaaattttaaaaataattttgggtccttgtaaccattgtcacccatcgtaataaaatttgcccaccttaatcaaatttttattaactttcatcacctcataatttatttattaatttttatatcttggttagcttatttgtttgcttagttgtttcaattatcttggattcttgtcactatgtattttggaattaaaatatattaaatataaaaatatgatttttaataaaatttattttaaaaataaaatttgaaattgataccaatataaaattttaacacgaatattttatggcataattaagaattcaattttaatataaatattcaatatgactaaacaattcaataatataaataatataaaatgtgaaatttaatttaataatataaatagtatatataaataaaattattactatttatgtttagtgattttttggataattttgatttttatttgagagtaaagggtgagaagtaaaagtttaggggaaaataaaagttttggggaataaaagtttgaggaaagtaaataggggagtaaaattttggaggaaaatattaaaaaaattggagggagggtttggggtagatgggaggtgggatgggaagagaataaaagttttagggaaaagtgggaggagtaaaattttggggaaaataaaaattttgagggttttgagagtaaaattttgaaaaaatgaatggaagagtaaaattttggtgggaaatgtattttgggtagattggggttgggaggaggagtaaaagttttgggggaaaagtgggaaggagtaaaagttttgagggaaaagtaaaaaaggttgggagtttagggtaaaactgtaaaatattatagtttgatattcgaattattcgaattattcgagttattcgaattcgacaactcaactcgattcgaactcgaaattcgaaaaaaaaattcgagttgattcgaataactcgattaactcgaataactcgattcgtttaactcgaaattcgaatttttttcgattttttcgagtcgaatcgaattttgctcacccctaattacCCATAGGAGTTATggaaatgaatttaataattttcatagaaaaaaaGATAGTAAATAATTCTATcataaaatggatataaatgaattaaaaatttagctcacaaataatttttatgtcactagattcaatatttacataatttgcattggtaaattatgatttatgttTGCCTTAAATTTGTGTTAAACATGTATGTTCATTTATTTTGCAGTTTTACAATTTGTCAATATGTCTGATAATAGAGTAGATATCCCTGAATTAACTAGTGAGAACTTTAAGTTATGGAAGGAGAGTATTCTTCTCCAATTGGAGTGTTTGTATATTGACTATGCCATAAGGAAATTTGAGCCACATATTACTGAAACCAGCACTCAAGTTGATCTTACTTTATATGAAAAATGAGAGCGATTTAATCGCTTAAGTATCATGTTCATAAAGAGTAAAGTTCTTGCTGATGTTCGTGGCTCAATTGAACATTATGAGAATATCAAGAATTATTAACGattgttgagaaaaaaattcaaaacttctCAAAAGCCATTAGCCAACACCCTAATCATGAAGTTCACATTAATAAAGCTGACCGCCTCCTGACATACTAACGTTTGAAGTGAGAATACTGCAACTAAGGATAGGAATTAAGGTGGTGTCTGCAAGTATATGAGtgaggttgtaatatagttttgtaCAACGAAGTACAGGAAGCACttcgaggatcatacccaaaggagacttgattaaattaatactaatttCTATGCTAATAGGTCTAACTAGTACTTTAaccaaattatattatgatgatTCATAACAGAGGTGAAATTAATActaatgaaaataaagtaaaataagagGAAAAAAGATTATGCATTTCTCATATTCTAAAGGCAGAAGACTAACTCGGTTCAGTGTTCATAGTTAATGCCTATTTTGGATTCTATCCAATCAGCTAGTCATTAACCTAGTAGGGCATCTCGGCCTTCCACTAACCTAATGAGTCGAAAAacactacttatctctcgatgTCATAGGTTAGATCGGGTTGGGTTAAGGTTTTCACGGTAGACTATACTGATTTTGAGTACATATatacctaaatgacttcctagggttgtcaagcttagggtttaagttcttcctttcc
The sequence above is a segment of the Gossypium raimondii isolate GPD5lz chromosome 4, ASM2569854v1, whole genome shotgun sequence genome. Coding sequences within it:
- the LOC105780995 gene encoding RING-H2 finger protein ATL33, encoding MENSPTVIMSQPPPPPPFFVSSPPDFQPDNMTNSTIIGSPPPLPFSSSPQIYPLTDQNASTVTIVTINQPPPFPDSPRSVDLSPLEFILALMAVITIPALIYSFFFAVKCPPWSSGERHHDSPEDLPGYNHGSSTVVEITERRREPVSGVKYQKETHSKEIGNECPVCLSVFADGEEVKQLSGCKHSFHTTCIDLWLNNHNNCPICRASVAVKRPNNNRTPPPGSGSTRDSDHHQGLPDAASLV